The following coding sequences are from one Betaproteobacteria bacterium window:
- a CDS encoding CopG family transcriptional regulator, translating into MENRTARLTLLIDPVKKRLFEEICAAQDLTPSQVVRRLIRQYVIDNAGGRELPEWLQAGGARGEDGA; encoded by the coding sequence GTGGAGAATCGAACAGCCCGCCTGACCCTCCTGATCGATCCCGTAAAGAAACGGCTCTTCGAGGAAATCTGCGCGGCCCAGGATCTGACGCCCTCCCAGGTCGTCCGCCGCCTCATCCGCCAGTACGTCATCGACAACGCCGGCGGGAGAGAACTGCCGGAGTGGTTGCAGGCGGGTGGGGCGCGGGGGGAGGACGGGGCCTAA
- a CDS encoding NAD(P)-dependent alcohol dehydrogenase: MSSKAILLAAGGGFDQVSVGSRAAAPPRVGDITVRLHASSLNYHDYVVVKGVWGPGETRIPMADGAGEVIAIGEGVTEFNLGDRVVSTFFPTWHDGPPQVEGFATVPGDGVDGYAREVITRPATAFTRAPCGYSHAEAATLTTAGLTAWRALFSDDHLKPGDTVLVQGTGGVSIFALQFAKAAGARVIATSSSDDKLARLEALGADHLINYKKDAAWGETARRLTGGRGVDHVVEVGGPATLDQSMVATRIGGHVSVIGILSGLEGKLAFVTALVRQLRLQGVLVGSRRHQMDMINAIDATGLRPVIDRSFPLEGIVDAFRYQESNQHFGKICLEW, encoded by the coding sequence ATGTCCAGCAAAGCCATCCTCCTCGCCGCCGGCGGCGGTTTCGACCAGGTCAGCGTCGGCAGCCGCGCAGCCGCTCCACCCCGGGTCGGCGATATCACCGTGCGCCTCCACGCCAGCTCCCTCAACTATCACGATTACGTGGTCGTCAAGGGTGTGTGGGGCCCCGGCGAAACGCGCATTCCCATGGCCGACGGGGCGGGCGAGGTGATTGCCATCGGCGAAGGTGTGACGGAATTCAACCTAGGCGACCGGGTGGTCAGCACCTTCTTTCCCACCTGGCACGACGGCCCCCCGCAAGTCGAGGGCTTTGCCACCGTTCCCGGCGACGGCGTCGACGGCTACGCCCGTGAAGTCATCACCCGCCCCGCCACAGCCTTCACCCGCGCCCCCTGCGGCTACAGCCACGCCGAGGCGGCCACGCTGACTACCGCCGGCCTCACCGCCTGGCGGGCGCTGTTTTCCGACGATCACCTCAAACCCGGCGACACCGTTCTCGTCCAGGGCACCGGCGGCGTCTCCATCTTCGCCCTGCAATTCGCCAAAGCGGCGGGCGCCCGGGTCATCGCCACCTCGTCCAGCGATGACAAGCTTGCCCGCCTCGAAGCCCTCGGCGCCGACCACCTCATCAATTACAAGAAGGACGCCGCCTGGGGCGAAACCGCCCGCAGACTTACCGGCGGCCGGGGCGTGGACCATGTGGTCGAGGTCGGTGGGCCCGCCACCCTGGACCAATCCATGGTCGCCACCCGTATCGGCGGCCATGTTTCGGTGATCGGCATCCTCTCGGGCCTGGAAGGCAAGCTCGCCTTCGTCACCGCCCTGGTGCGGCAACTCCGCCTGCAAGGGGTGCTGGTCGGCAGCCGGCGTCACCAGATGGACATGATCAATGCCATCGACGCCACCGGTCTGCGTCCCGTCATCGACCGCAGTTTCCCCCTGGAAGGCATCGTCGACGCCTTCCGCTACCAGGAAAGCAACCAGCACTTCGGCAAGATCTGCCTGGAGTGGTGA
- a CDS encoding metal-binding protein, with protein MSRLSLIVLLLAPCLVWAGSTPPVVEIHMPSPCLACIEWGAHLADNGFKVVYKESADMAAVKRRLKVPQDMESVHTATVAGYFVEGHVPAEDIHELLREKPKARGIAVPGLPRGAPGREFSNPTCETACTMLDPTTGERRVQHELYETFLILPDGSTKRWARH; from the coding sequence ATGTCCAGACTTTCCCTGATAGTGCTGCTGCTTGCGCCCTGCTTGGTCTGGGCGGGTTCCACCCCGCCGGTGGTCGAGATTCACATGCCTTCGCCGTGTCTCGCGTGCATCGAATGGGGGGCCCATCTGGCCGACAACGGCTTCAAGGTGGTCTACAAGGAAAGTGCCGACATGGCCGCGGTGAAACGCCGTCTGAAGGTGCCCCAGGACATGGAGTCGGTGCATACCGCCACCGTGGCCGGCTATTTCGTCGAAGGCCATGTGCCTGCGGAAGACATTCACGAATTGCTGCGGGAAAAGCCCAAGGCCCGAGGAATTGCCGTCCCCGGGCTGCCACGGGGGGCGCCGGGACGGGAGTTCAGCAACCCCACCTGCGAGACGGCCTGCACCATGCTCGACCCGACCACGGGGGAGAGACGGGTGCAGCATGAACTTTACGAAACCTTTCTCATCCTGCCGGACGGTTCCACGAAACGCTGGGCGCGGCACTGA